The following proteins are co-located in the Brassica oleracea var. oleracea cultivar TO1000 unplaced genomic scaffold, BOL UnpScaffold02454, whole genome shotgun sequence genome:
- the LOC106321685 gene encoding protein SLOW GREEN 1, chloroplastic-like has translation MFTSLSAPSSLPSSLAFSLVSVKSHPAAGHIVPRRDLVSLRIRASKNGSSDYCFHEKLKSFAKSAILIGAAVSMTGKLSTLPAKAGYPVTTTVEVKEEKNSSEIEPTSPLTELLESTPEAVKTLRSLLQQKLENGEDEEALKLLEKLVTAQPEETEWKFLMARLLGEMGRTENARQVFEEILQRNPLSFEALFENALLMDRSGEGDAVLQRLEDALAVAEAENMVKEIRDVRLIIAQIQFLQKNVDEALKSYEQLTREDPKDFRPYFCRGMIYSLLDKNAEAKEQFAKYRELSPKKFEVEGYLRTPLSKMKLFGSGEDN, from the coding sequence CTCGCTTCCTTCTTCATTGGCTTTCTCTTTAGTCTCCGTTAAATCTCATCCGGCCGCCGGACATATTGTTCCCCGTCGTGATCTCGTCTCTCTGCGCATCAGAGCTAGCAAGAATGGTTCTTCGGATTACTGCTTTCACGAAAAGCTCAAATCTTTTGCCAAATCGGCGATTCTGATCGGAGCTGCTGTTTCCATGACCGGAAAGCTCTCAACTTTACCGGCGAAAGCAGGGTATCCGGTCACGACCACCGTGGAagtgaaagaagagaaaaattcGTCTGAGATCGAACCCACTTCGCCATTAACCGAGCTTCTAGAATCCACTCCAGAGGCGGTCAAAACGCTGAGATCACTGCTTCAGCAGAAGCTAGAgaacggagaagacgaagaagctcTCAAGCTCTTAGAGAAGCTCGTAACCGCACAGCCAGAGGAAACAGAGTGGAAGTTTTTAATGGCGAGGCTATTGGGTGAAATGGGTCGTACCGAAAACGCACGCCAAGTGTTCGAGGAAATTCTCCAACGAAACCCACTCTCGTTCGAGGCCTTGTTCGAGAACGCGTTGCTCATGGACAGGTCCGGGGAAGGAGACGCGGTGCTGCAGAGGCTGGAAGACGCGTTGGCTGTAGCTGAAGCTGAGAATATGGTGAAGGAGATTAGAGACGTGAGGCTGATCATTGCGCAGATACAGTTCTTGCAGAAGAATGTGGATGAAGCGTTGAAGAGCTACGAGCAGCTGACGAGAGAGGATCCTAAGGATTTCAGACCGTATTTCTGTCGAGGTATGATTTATAGCTTGCTTGACAAGAATGCTGAAGCCAAGGAGCAGTTTGCGAAGTATAGAGAGCTTTCGCCAAAGAAGTTTGAAGTTGAAGGGTATTTGAGGACGCCATTGTCTAAGATGAAGCTCTTTGGTAGTGGTGAAGATAATTGA